Proteins from a single region of Sphingopyxis sp. BSN-002:
- a CDS encoding FAD-dependent oxidoreductase, with protein MIQTLPRRHFVAASAALALPGCVTTAVRTPAGCLAPVKVSPDRVIRTIAGLRPFRPGGFVVRAEALGTRRLVHNYGHGGSGVTMSWGTSKLAVDVGIAGHSGPVAVIGAGIVGLSTARLVQEAGFPVTVYAKALPPGTTSNIAGGQFHPFRLFDKDAVTPEWHRQYAAALDYSWRRFQIMVGEDYGVRWLTTYAEGTPDEPVIGTFPPAARALRPDEHPFPVDRLWRYDTLYVETGRYLRQMMRDIEAAGGKITVRSFAAPAEIGTLPETLVFNCTGLGARELFGDNTMVPIRGQLAILLPQPEVNYAFTGNAGYMFPRPDGIVIGGTAERNQWVAEPDPDRIAQIIESNRTVYAGFRCPA; from the coding sequence GTGATTCAAACACTTCCCCGCCGCCATTTCGTTGCCGCTTCGGCGGCGCTGGCCCTGCCCGGCTGCGTCACCACGGCGGTGCGCACGCCCGCCGGCTGCCTCGCGCCGGTGAAGGTTTCGCCCGACCGCGTCATCCGCACGATCGCAGGTCTCCGCCCCTTCCGTCCCGGCGGCTTCGTCGTCCGCGCCGAAGCGCTCGGCACCAGGCGCCTCGTCCATAATTACGGCCACGGCGGATCGGGCGTCACGATGAGCTGGGGCACCTCGAAGCTGGCGGTCGACGTCGGCATCGCGGGCCATAGCGGCCCCGTCGCGGTAATCGGCGCCGGCATCGTCGGCCTTTCGACCGCGCGGCTCGTCCAGGAAGCCGGCTTTCCCGTCACCGTCTATGCCAAGGCCCTGCCGCCGGGCACCACGTCGAATATCGCGGGCGGCCAATTCCACCCTTTCCGCCTGTTCGACAAGGATGCAGTAACCCCCGAATGGCACCGGCAATATGCGGCGGCGCTCGATTATAGCTGGCGGCGCTTCCAGATCATGGTCGGCGAGGATTATGGCGTCCGCTGGCTCACCACCTATGCCGAGGGGACGCCGGACGAACCCGTCATCGGCACCTTCCCGCCCGCGGCGCGCGCGCTTCGCCCCGACGAGCATCCCTTTCCGGTCGACAGGCTCTGGCGCTACGACACGCTGTATGTCGAGACCGGACGCTACCTCCGCCAGATGATGCGCGACATCGAGGCGGCGGGCGGAAAAATCACGGTGCGCAGCTTCGCCGCCCCTGCCGAGATCGGGACGCTCCCCGAAACGCTGGTGTTCAATTGCACCGGCCTCGGCGCGCGCGAGCTGTTCGGCGACAACACGATGGTCCCGATCCGCGGCCAGCTCGCCATCCTGCTGCCGCAGCCCGAGGTGAATTACGCCTTCACCGGCAACGCCGGCTATATGTTCCCGCGCCCCGACGGCATCGTCATCGGGGGCACCGCCGAACGCAACCAGTGGGTGGCCGAACCCGACCCGGACCGCATCGCGCAGATCATCGAGTCCAACCGCACCGTCTATGCGGGTTTCCGTTGCCCGGCTTGA
- the hslV gene encoding ATP-dependent protease subunit HslV: MTDPHAHSAAPWHGTTILSARSVDKVVVIGDGQVSMGQTVMKPNAKKVRRLHDGSVIGGFAGATADAFTLFERLEAKLERHNGQLLRAAVELAKDWRTDKYLRNLEAMMIVADKEVTLVITGNGDVLEPKGGIAAIGSGGNFALSAARALADYEKDPEVLARKAMEVAADICVYTNDQFTSETIDIKG; encoded by the coding sequence ATGACCGACCCTCATGCGCATAGTGCCGCGCCCTGGCACGGAACCACCATCCTTTCCGCCCGCAGTGTCGACAAGGTCGTCGTGATCGGCGACGGCCAGGTCTCGATGGGCCAGACAGTAATGAAGCCCAACGCCAAGAAAGTCCGCCGCCTCCACGACGGCAGCGTCATCGGCGGGTTCGCCGGCGCGACCGCCGACGCCTTCACCCTCTTCGAACGCCTCGAAGCCAAGCTGGAGCGCCACAACGGCCAGCTGCTGCGCGCCGCAGTGGAGCTCGCCAAGGACTGGCGGACGGACAAATATCTCCGCAATCTGGAGGCGATGATGATCGTTGCCGACAAGGAGGTGACACTCGTGATCACCGGCAACGGGGATGTGCTCGAACCCAAGGGCGGCATCGCCGCGATCGGCTCGGGCGGCAACTTCGCCCTTTCGGCCGCGCGCGCGCTCGCCGACTATGAAAAGGATCCCGAGGTGCTGGCGCGCAAGGCGATGGAGGTCGCGGCCGACATCTGCGTCTATACGAACGACCAGTTCACGTCGGAGACCATCGACATCAAGGGCTAG